ACACCAAACAGCGCCGAACCAATGGCGAGGCGTTCCCACGATTGCTTGGGTAGGGAAGGGGCATCGAGGGCGTCGAAAAGCACCCCGGTGTAGCGCAGAATTGCGGGCATGGTTGGGGCGCTCATGAGTGCGCGATTGGCCTCGGCCTCGGGGCGAAGTTTTTCTGAAATGCCCAAGACTTCCAAGGCCTGATCAACGGGAAGTGCGGCGAGGTCGCGGGCGATTGCGCGGCGGGTTTCGTTCAGGCTTGAAAAGGAAAGCGACTCGAAATCCAGCGGTGCGCCTTCGCCACCGGAGGCCTTAGTTTCTGAGGGAGGAAGGACGATGAGCATGCCACCACAATAGTTGCCTGCTTTAGGGGTGCTGTGAGCAAGGCTTCTTCTCAGTGGTCGAGCCAAGCAGACCAGCACCTTGGCGTCGGGTAGAATCCCCAACCATGATTACACGCCTTTCCAACCTGTTTTTGCGCACGCTGCGCGAGGATCCCGCAGATGCTGAAGTTCTAAGCCACAAGCTGCTGGTTCGTGCCGGCTATATCCGCCGTGTGGCCCCGGGCGTGTACACCTTGCTGCCCCTTGGCCTGCGCACTGTGCGCAATATTGAACAAGTTGTGCGCGAGGAAATGGATCGCTTTGGCGCCCAGGAACTCCTCTTTCCTGCACTGCTGCCAAAGGAGCCCTATGAGCAGACCAATCGTTGGACTGAGTATGGCGATTCGCTGTTTCGTCTGAAAGACCGCAAGCAGGCTGATTATCTCCTTGGGCCTACCCACGAAGAGATGTTCACCACCGCGGTAAAAGACATGTATTCCTCTTACAAGGATTTCCCTGTCACCCTGTACCAAATTCAGACCAAGTACCGCGATGAGGAGCGCCCCCGCGCAGGTATTCTTCGTGGCCGCGAGTTTGTGATGAAGGATTCCTATTCCTTCGACATGACCGATGAAGGCCTTGAGCAGTCCTATCAGAACCACCGCAAGGCTTATCAGGCGATTTTCGATCGTCTTGGCGTGGATTACGCCATTTGCTTTGCGACGTCCGGCGCCATGGGTGGTTCCGCCTCCGAGGAATTCCTCGCCATTTCGCCTGCAGGTGAGGACACGTTCGTGCGTGCCACCGAGGGTGATTACGCCGCCAATGTGGAGGCCGTGGTCACTCAACCCGGTGTTGAGCGTGATCCCGCTGAGGCCCCCGAAGCAGTAGAGCATGACACGCCGCAGTCTGAAACCATCGCCGCCTTGGTGCAGTGGGCCAATGATGCCGGCGTGCAGGTAGAAGGCCGTGCGGTAGAAGCTTCCGACACACTGAAGTGCATCGTGGTCAAGACCAAGCAGCCCGGTGCCAAGGAATGGGAACTTGCTGGCGTGTTGCTGCCCGGCGATAGGGAAGTAGACATGAAGCGCCTCGAGGCATCGCTTGAACCTGCAGAGGTTGAGCTTGCCTCCGAGGAAGATTTTGCCAAAAACGACTTCCTGGTCAAGGGCTATGTTGGACCGCGTGCGCTGATTGCCAATGACGTGAAGGTCTACGCAGATCCTCGCGTGGTGCGTGGTACTTCCTGGATTACTGGTGCTGATGCGCCGCAGCGCCACGTCGTTGGGCTGACCGTCGGCCGTGACTTCGAGATCGACGAATACATTGAGGCTGCTGAAATTAAAGAGGGCGACCCGGCACCAGAAGGCCAGGGCGTGCTCACCCTCGAACGCGGTATTGAGATCGGGCACATCTTCCAGCTTGGTCGCAAGTACACCGAGGCCTTCGACGTGCAGATCCTGGATGAAAACGGCAAGCGTTCCATCCCCACCATGGGCTCCTACGGCATCGGTATCACCCGCCTGCTGGGTGTGCTTGCAGAGCAACGTGCCGATGATAAGGGCTTGAACTGGCCAGTAGAGGTAGCGCCTTATAAGGTGCACGTGGTGGTTGCCAACAAGGACAAGGAGGCAGCCGAGGCCGCCGAGCAGCTTGTGGCTGATCTTGATGCAGCAGGCATCGATGTGCTTTTCGACGATCGCCCCAAAGTCAGCCCCGGTGTGAAATTCAAAGACGCCGAACTGCTTGGCATGCCCTACGTTGTGGTGCTTGGTCGCGCCTTCAAGGACGGCAAGGTCGAGTTGCGCCGCGCGGGCCAGGAGGCTGAGGAAGTCGATGCTTCGAATGTTGCTCAAACCCTGGTTGGGTTGCTGAAGTAGCCAGAAGCGGTATCTGTACTCACCCGAAAATGCTCAAAGGGGGCTGACCCCAACGGGCATTTTCGGGTGTTTTGTTTTTCTTAGATCTTCCGAACCATCGAAGTCTGGTGCTGACCTCTAGAGATCATCATTTTGCGGTTGCCATCAACGCTTGCCAGCAAGTGCGGACATGTTCTTGGAGTTCTTCTGCACTTTGCTCAGCGGGGATGGCTGGGGTGGGGCTAAAGATTTTGCCTTGCATGGCCAATGTGGCCATGCCGTGAACCAGTGACCAAATTGCACTTAGAAACGCCTCGTCATATTGCTTCGGGTACCAATGGGCAATTTGGCTGGCTAAAAAGCTCGTGATTTCTCGTACTGCTTTTACTCGCTCTGGCGCGGTGGGGTCGCATTCGGTGGTAAACATCAGTGAAAACAGTGGCTGATTTTCTTGTGCCCACACAACGTAGGTGTAGGCCATGCGCCACAGATCTTCAGCGCGCTCAATTGTTGCATTGGTGTGTTGCAGCTTGAGGTGGAGCTGGTTGTAGCCATGTGCTGCGAGCGCAGATTCGAGCGCTTGTTTATCGGAAAAGTGCCGGTAGACCGCCGTTGGGCTCACTCCTTCTTCCTTGGCTAGGCCTCGTAAAGAAAGGCTGGGTGAGGTTTGGAGCATCGCCAGCGCGCGCTGTAGTAGCGCTGTTCTTAAATCGCCGTGGTGGTAGTTTTCTCGATTCGATGTTGACACCGTTCACATCCTAGTATACCTTCATGTTTACACCGTAAACATTACGCCTTTGGAGGAACAATGTCGAAGCAACTATTCAGCGAATTCACTTTCGCTTCTGGAGCCACCCTGCCCAACCGTTTGGTTAAAGCAGCGATGGAAGAATCACTGGGAACTGATCAACACGTACCCGGCAAGCGCGTATTCAACCTGTATGAACGTTGGGCTCAAGGTGGTGTGGGCACCGTTATTACCGGCAACGTGATGGTGCACGATGCGGCACTTACTGGCCCACAGGCCATCGTGTTAGACAAGCATCAGCCGCTTGATCCCTTCGTGCAGTGGGCACAGCGAGTGCACCGCCACGAAGGAAAGATCATCATGCAAATCAACCACCCAGGCCGCCAGGTGCTTGCCGATCAACCGGGCGTGGCCTGGGCACCAAGCCCCATCAAGGTGGAAGTTGGCAGCAAGCGCGCACAATTCGCTGAGCCAACGCAGATGAGCCAAGAACAAATCGAAGAAGTGATCGAGATGTTCAGTACCACGGCCTTCCGTGCAGCAGAAGCTGGATTTGATGGGGTAGAGGTGCACGCAGCACACGGCTACCTGCTATCGCAATTCCTTTCGCCACTAGCCAATGTGCGCACCGACCAGTGGGGTGGCAGCCTTGATAACAGAGCACGCCTCCTGCTCGAGATCGTCTCCAGGATTCGTGCGGGAGTGCCTGAAGATTTCCTCGTGGCAGTGAAGCTGAATTCCTCGGATTTTCAACGCGGTGGCTTTAGCCTCGAAGATGCAGCCAAGGTGATTGAGATGCTCAACCAGCGCGGCGTAGATTTCGTCGAACTCTCTGGCGGCTCATACGAAAGCCCAGCCATGACCGGCAACGCTGCCGATGATCGCACCCGCGCCAGGGAAGCCTATTTCCTGTCTATGGCCGAACAGCTTGTTGCCACATCTGCTCTTCCGCTCATGGTCACCGGCGGCATCGTGCGCCCCAGCGTGGCCCAGCAGGTATTGGATTCCGGTGTAGCCTTGGTAGGTATCGGTACTGCGTTAGCAGCCGACCCTGATCTGCCAAGGCAGTGGAAACAAGGACATGAGACTGCGCCAGCCATCCCACACACCAAGATCAGTAATAAAGCACTGGCCTCGGCAGCCTCGATGGCATGGGTTCGTTGGCAGATGAGCCGGCTCTCAAAGAATAAAAACCCGCAACTTTGGCTCGATCCGCGCATACCGTTCCTGCTCAACGGCATCGCAACGAAACATCACAATCGCAACTACGCCAAGTGGCTTGAAACCCGCAACAAATAAACCATCCGAGAAACGCTAAGGAGACCATCATGGCAAAGCAACCCACCCGACGCATCCTGCAAGTTGTTACCAACGTGCCGGCATACGAATCAGATCCAACCCATCCCACCGGCCTTTGGCTTTCCGAGCTCACGCACTCCTACGACGAATTTGAAGCCGCAGGTTATGAGCAAGATATCGTGAGCCCACTTGGTGGCTTCTCGCCACTAGAACCACGCTCGCTTAAATTCCCCACCTACGATGCCTCGGCAAAAGCTTGGCACAACAACCCTGAGCGCATGGAACTGCTCAAGCACACCAAGGCCCCCTCAGAGGTTCGTGCCGAAGATTATGATGCGATCTTTTTCACCGGCGGACATGCCGTTATGTACGACTTTCCAGGCAGCGAAGGCTTGCAGGAACTCACCCGCGACATCTTCGAACAAGGCGGCGTGGTTGCCGCGGTGTGCCACGGCTACTGTGGCTTGCTTGAAGTAGAACTCAGCGACGGCAAGCCGCTGGTACAAGGCCGCGACATCACTGGCTTTTCCTGGCGCGAGGAAGTACTTGCAGGCGTGGCAAAGCTCGTGCCTTATAACGTTGAACAACGAGTCAAAGACCTCGGAGCGAACTACTCCAAGGCGTTGATTCCGTTTACCTCCTACACCCAGGTTGATGGCCGATTGGTCACCGGCCAAAACCCAGGTTCTGCCAAAGCCACGGCAAAGAAAACCCTCGAGGTGCTTGATCACATCGCTTCCTAGCGCTGCCTCGCACCACGACTATGAAGCAACACGCCCCAGCTTGTCTGGGGCGTGTTCGCGTATAACGCTCGCCTTTGAAGCAATAACGGTGGCTAGCGCGGTTGAGAAAAGAAATAATGATGTTCAAAGCCGCAACCAAGGCCTTCCATTGCCAAGAAATACCTGAGCTATCTAAAGGCAAATCAAGTGCAATGCAATGATCAAGGAGTAGTGAATACGAGTTGGCAAAGCGATATCTAGCAGTTGCAGAAGAGCTGCGCCACCGTATTGAGGCAGACCACTACCAACGCGGCGGCAAGCTCGAATCTGAAAGAGCGCTGCTAGAACAGTTTCACGTTTCTCGCTCAACTATCCGCAAAGCACTCGAACTGCTCGAATCAGATGGCTTGATCGTTCGCAGGCAAGGCAGGGGTGGGGGAACGTTCGTGCAGGCAAAGCCGCC
This window of the Corynebacterium pseudopelargi genome carries:
- a CDS encoding proline--tRNA ligase — translated: MITRLSNLFLRTLREDPADAEVLSHKLLVRAGYIRRVAPGVYTLLPLGLRTVRNIEQVVREEMDRFGAQELLFPALLPKEPYEQTNRWTEYGDSLFRLKDRKQADYLLGPTHEEMFTTAVKDMYSSYKDFPVTLYQIQTKYRDEERPRAGILRGREFVMKDSYSFDMTDEGLEQSYQNHRKAYQAIFDRLGVDYAICFATSGAMGGSASEEFLAISPAGEDTFVRATEGDYAANVEAVVTQPGVERDPAEAPEAVEHDTPQSETIAALVQWANDAGVQVEGRAVEASDTLKCIVVKTKQPGAKEWELAGVLLPGDREVDMKRLEASLEPAEVELASEEDFAKNDFLVKGYVGPRALIANDVKVYADPRVVRGTSWITGADAPQRHVVGLTVGRDFEIDEYIEAAEIKEGDPAPEGQGVLTLERGIEIGHIFQLGRKYTEAFDVQILDENGKRSIPTMGSYGIGITRLLGVLAEQRADDKGLNWPVEVAPYKVHVVVANKDKEAAEAAEQLVADLDAAGIDVLFDDRPKVSPGVKFKDAELLGMPYVVVLGRAFKDGKVELRRAGQEAEEVDASNVAQTLVGLLK
- a CDS encoding TetR/AcrR family transcriptional regulator produces the protein MSTSNRENYHHGDLRTALLQRALAMLQTSPSLSLRGLAKEEGVSPTAVYRHFSDKQALESALAAHGYNQLHLKLQHTNATIERAEDLWRMAYTYVVWAQENQPLFSLMFTTECDPTAPERVKAVREITSFLASQIAHWYPKQYDEAFLSAIWSLVHGMATLAMQGKIFSPTPAIPAEQSAEELQEHVRTCWQALMATAK
- a CDS encoding NADH:flavin oxidoreductase/NADH oxidase family protein yields the protein MSKQLFSEFTFASGATLPNRLVKAAMEESLGTDQHVPGKRVFNLYERWAQGGVGTVITGNVMVHDAALTGPQAIVLDKHQPLDPFVQWAQRVHRHEGKIIMQINHPGRQVLADQPGVAWAPSPIKVEVGSKRAQFAEPTQMSQEQIEEVIEMFSTTAFRAAEAGFDGVEVHAAHGYLLSQFLSPLANVRTDQWGGSLDNRARLLLEIVSRIRAGVPEDFLVAVKLNSSDFQRGGFSLEDAAKVIEMLNQRGVDFVELSGGSYESPAMTGNAADDRTRAREAYFLSMAEQLVATSALPLMVTGGIVRPSVAQQVLDSGVALVGIGTALAADPDLPRQWKQGHETAPAIPHTKISNKALASAASMAWVRWQMSRLSKNKNPQLWLDPRIPFLLNGIATKHHNRNYAKWLETRNK
- a CDS encoding type 1 glutamine amidotransferase domain-containing protein produces the protein MAKQPTRRILQVVTNVPAYESDPTHPTGLWLSELTHSYDEFEAAGYEQDIVSPLGGFSPLEPRSLKFPTYDASAKAWHNNPERMELLKHTKAPSEVRAEDYDAIFFTGGHAVMYDFPGSEGLQELTRDIFEQGGVVAAVCHGYCGLLEVELSDGKPLVQGRDITGFSWREEVLAGVAKLVPYNVEQRVKDLGANYSKALIPFTSYTQVDGRLVTGQNPGSAKATAKKTLEVLDHIAS